The following coding sequences lie in one Xylocopa sonorina isolate GNS202 chromosome 15, iyXylSono1_principal, whole genome shotgun sequence genomic window:
- the LOC143430688 gene encoding dynein axonemal heavy chain 10-like, protein MGATRLRGEDQDEDEAGEEKRDLTAPSFVQFYKSPDVERESKVKSKSVKMSVVSFDDRASRADRDTAEPPEKHVSIDQTKNEILRYLDKLIKNVEWTLEHIEGDILLTMPNIPELDDPNITDETLEKNKRVIEQLEEVLMSWGVHIEKVLESFQIRMPQGKGPLAECDYWQDRETGLLMLVEQLKTPVAKRILQLLNKMLSPIASNFEYFYSDLWRVYTEARDNNRFLLTVTRHLKLMTESDCFRTINRAIPPLTEGLRMIWILSGYYSNEEKMMGLLERISWQLCQSVVNHLSIHDLFKKPLNVILRKTGEGRAMLKSWKQSYLKNREDIELSGKGTRWEFDQNRLFKGTEYIAEVCDGLNQVAGVLQDFHNIFGDYLKSIISDPAQIDTIIKRVDRLMVPILDADYNIFDEFNKENWEATMSLFYEEVHYLENEAKFFIDECFMVLINAEDALKMLLKFKETKTRATIRKQLLRKFDVIMQQFSKEVSIVEGLFNRGKRRPPLLTYHPPMAGAIYWVRQLFHRLRRPVLTLQNVPELKHSKLKVLAFGQYYEIAKQMKGYEEFKFQSWADRAQFVVMNTMKRSILRMVRSEPDKGLLTFPDAEKLQSAKNLETIHISKKARNKDFGSPGSTPQGSLQKTEPAISKPSIGD, encoded by the exons ATGGGGGCTACGAGGCTACGCGGTGAAGATCAAGACGAAGACGAAGCCGGTGAAGAAAAACGGGATCTGACGGCACCGAGTTTCGTCCAGTTTTACAAGTCCCCGGATGTAGAGAGGGAGAGCAAAGTGAAATCAAAGTCTGTGAAGATGTCCGTGGTGAGTTTCGACGATAGAGCTAGTAGAGCAGATCGAGATACCGCGGAACCACCGGAGAAGCACGTGTCGATCGATCAGACTAAGAACGAAATTTTGCGCTATTTGGACAAATTGATAAAAAACGTCGAGTG GACGCTGGAACATATCGAAGGCGATATTTTGCTTACAATGCCAAACATTCCGGAACTCGATGATCCGAACATCACCGACGAAACGTTGGAGAAGAACAAGCGAGTAATCGAGCAACTCGAAGAGGTGCTCATGTCCTGGGGAGTGCACATAGAGAAG GTTTTGGAATCGTTTCAAATAAGAATGCCGCAAGGTAAAGGTCCGCTGGCCGAGTGTGATTACTGGCAGGATCGCGAGACAGGATTATTGATGCTCGTGGAACAATTAAAGACGCCCGTGGCGAAACGGATTTTGCAACTATTGAACAAGATGCTTTCGCCGATCGCTTCAAATTTCGAATACTTCTACTCCGACCTGTGGAGAGTTTACACGGAAGCCAGAGACAATAATCGATTCTTGCTGACTGTCACCAGACACTTAAAG CTAATGACAGAGTCGGACTGCTTCAGAACGATCAATCGGGCGATCCCTCCGCTGACGGAGGGGTTAAGAATGATTTGGATACTCTCGGGCTACTACTCTAACGAGGAGAAAATGATGGGCCTGTTGGAAAGGATTTCATGGCAACTCTGTCAAAGTGTCGTAAACCATTTGTCCATCCACGATCTTTTCAA gaaacctttgaacgtgattcTGCGGAAGACGGGAGAAGGCCGCGCGATGCTGAAGAGCTGGAAGCAGTCCTACCTGAAGAATCGAGAGGACATCGAGCTGTCCGGGAAAGGGACGCGATGGGAGTTTGATCAGAATCGGTTATTCAAAGGAACCGAGTATATAGCTGAGGTCTGCGACGGTTTGAACCAGGTCGCTGGGGTGCTCCAAGATTTCCACAACATCTTCGGGGATTACTTGAAATCGATCATCAGCGACCCAGCGCAGATCGACACTATAATTAAACGAGTCGACAGACTGATGGTCCCGATTCTGGATGCGGATTACAACATCTTCGACGAGTTCAACAAGGAGAACTGGGAGGCTACCATGTCGTTATTCTACGAGGAGGTTCATTACCTCGAGAACGAGGCCAAGTTCTTTATCGACGAGTGCTTCATGGTATTGATCAACGCGGAGGACGCGTTAAAGATGCTGTTAAAGTTCAAGGAGACCAAGACTAGGGCTACTATACGAAAGCAGCTGCTAAGAAAGTTTGACGTTATCATGCAACAGTTCAGCAAGGAAGTCAGTATCGTCGAAGGATTATTCAACAGAG gaaaacgacgacCTCCGCTGCTAACGTATCACCCACCAATGGCTGGTGCCATATATTGGGTCAGGCAATTGTTCCACCGTCTGAGAAGACCAGTGTTGACCCTCCAAAACGTTCCAGAATTAAAGCACAGCAAGCTGAAAGTTCTAGCTTTCGGTCAATATTACGAAATAGCTAAACAGATGAAAGGGTACGAGGAATTCAAGTTTCAGTCTTGGGCAGACAGGGCACAATTCGTCGTGATGAACACGATGAAGAGGAGCATCCTGAGGATGGTACGCTCCGAACCGGACAAAG GTTTATTAACGTTCCCGGACGCTGAGAAATTGCAAAGCGCAAAGAATCTCGAAACAATTCACATCTCGAAAAAGGCGAGAAACAAAGACTTTGGATCTCCAGGATCGACTCCTCAAGGATCGCTCCAAAAAACCGAGCCTGCGATATCCAAACCAAGCATCGGTGATTAA